The window GGGCGCAGGTGAACCTGGGCACCCGCGACCGGCAGGTGACAGCGCTGCACGTGGCGGCGCGCCAGGGGCTGGTGGCCCACGTGGAGCTGTACCTGCACCACGGCGCCGACCCCTCGGTGCGCACCCACCAGGGCGAGACCCCCCTGaacgcggcggcggcggcggccgagCGCCCCGAGGACTCGGAGCGCTTCCTGCGCGTGGCCGAGCGGCTGCTGGAGGCCGGCGCCGagcccggggccgcggggcgcAAGGGCCACACGCCGCTGCACAACGCCTGTGCCAACGGGCACCCCGGCATGGCCCGGCTGCTGCTGCGCCACGGCGCCGACGCCACCGTGCCCAACGGCGCCGGGGACACCCCCATGGACTGCGCCCTGCGCGCCGTGCGCGAGTACCGCCAGCAGCGCCCCGAGGAGACCCTCGCCCTGCTGCTGGACCACGGAGCCCTCCCCGCGCACCCCAAGGTGGGGCAGGGGGTGACGGGAGGCACGGGGAGGTGGCGCTGGCGGTGCCACCCCCCTGGTGAcgcagctctgctggcagatgctcaggctgtgctgccagcacccgCCGGCGCTGGAGGTGATGCTCAACGCCTACGACCGCGTGCCCCCCGCCGACGGCTGGGTGGAGGCCGTGCCCCCCGAGCTCTGGGAGGTAACGGGGTGTCCTAAGGGGTCCTGGGGTgtgcccgtgtccccagccagcccacTGAGCCCCTGTCCCCCCCGCAGGAGCACCAGGAGTTCTATGCCTCGGCCGTGCGCATGGCGGGGCAGCCGCGGCggctgcagcacctggcacGTGTGGCCATCCGGCGTCACCTGGGCGCCCGCTGCCGCGCCGCCGTGCCCAGGCTGGCGCTGCCACCCGCCCTGCGCCGCTACCTCCAGCTGCCCATCGAGGGGCTCATCTCCTGAGGGcgccctgtgtgtgcccactggagtcccctccatgtcccctTGCTCCCCGTGCCCTGGTGTCAATAAAGGACGTGGCAGAGGTGGCCCTTGAGGCGTCTTTgtccctgtgggagcagggcgGGCAatggtggctgctgtggggacaggggactgtggggacaggggataAGGGGGAGCAGGGGATAAGGGGGAGCAGGGGACTGTGGGGACACGGGATGAGTGGGGACAGGGgactgtggggacaggggactgtggggacaggggataagggggagcaggggactgtggggacaggggataAGGGGGAGCAGGGGACTGTGGGGACACGGGATGAGTGGGGACAGGGGACTGTGGTGACAGGAGATGAGGGGGGACAGTGGGTCACaggtggcagggaggggacagacgGGCCCTGGCAGATGTGGGGCCCGTGGAGGCGGTGACAACGCGGCCGGGGGGATCCGGTCCCGGTCAGACCCCAtggcggggggggggggttcAGCCCGGGGGTTCCCACGGTGCTCCCgaggccccgccccgccgcggccgTGACTCCGCCCCATCAAACCCCGCCTCCCGCCATAGCCCCGCCCACTTATAGCCACGCCCACTCAGGGCGAGTCAAGTTCGCTCCGCCCCCATTGGCCACGCCCACTGGGCGCGGCCGTGACGTAACCCCgcgcgcccgccgccccgccccgccccctaGCGGCGGCGCGCTGTGACGTGGCGCTTccggcgcgggcggcggcggcgggaggcggtgagtggggggggggggggggcaccGGGACCCCCGGGGATGGCGGGGACACCCCGGGACCGACAGCGACACACCGGCACCCCCGGGATGGCAGGAGATGGCAGGGACACACCGGCACCCCCGGGATACACGGGGACCGGTCGGGACACACCGGGACCCTCGGGAGCGGGCAGGGACATCCCCGGTTCCTCCCGCCCCGCCGTGCCCGGGCCCCGCTGACCGCATCGCTCCGCTCCCTGCAGGTCGGGGATGGCCTGACCCTGCCCCGCTGGGCACCGAGGGGCTGCGGGACCCTCCGGGACCCCCGGGAGCCTCCGCCGGGCCCGGTGAGCTGAGCGCAGCGCTGCCGCTTCGGCGTCTCGGGAGCGAGGAGGAAAAGCCGCAGCGAGGAGCTCCCGTCCCTGCGGTCTCCGGGCACCGGGAGCAGCAGCCGCGGGGTCTGTTCTGAGCCCGCAGGCGGTACCGGGGCACAGCTTGGTCACACCGGGAACCGCTCGGGGCTGGCGGAGATGGAGCCCCCGGCCGCCCCGCTCATCCCGGGCGTGGGGGACGAGGTGACGCTGGTGGCCGGGCTGGCCGTGCTGGCGCTGGCGCTGGTGCTGGCCTGGCTGTCCACGTACGTGGCCGAGGGCAGcgggcagctcctgggcaccGGGGACGCGGCCGTCATCCGCCTCGGGCCCCTCCCGCCCTACGCGGGAGCCGCGGGGGCGGCCGAGgccccggagccccccgggAGCGCCGAGAGCGCGGAGGAGAAAGCGGAGGAGGAacggggggcggcggcgcgggcggaCAGCGGGAGCGGCCCCGGTGCCGGTCCCGGCCGGGAGCAGCTGCCGGACACCGAGCCCGGTGCCACCGGGGCGGGCGACGCCTGTCCCGGCCTCATCAAGATCCGCCTCAAGTTCCTCAACGACACCGAGGAGGTGGCGGTGGCGCGGCCCGAGGACACCGTGGGGATTCTCAAGAGGTGAGGCCCGGGTGCGAGCAGCCCCTCCCCGGTGCAAACCGCCCCCTCCCTCCCGTTGTGCCGAAAATTCCCCGTGGGCTTCGAAACGGCGCGTTTGAAAGAGGCGGCGGTGGCGCGGTGGCGGTGCCAtcgctgtcccctccccgtCACACAGTGCGGGGGTTCCCATCCCGGATTGGGGGTTCCCAGCCCGGGCGGGGGTCCCCGAGCCCCTCTCTGCCGCCTCCAAGCCTCCCTCGTCCCGCAGCAAATACTTCCCGGGCCAGGAGAGCCAGATGAAGCTCATCTACCgcgggcagctgctgcaggaccagGCGCGGACGCTGCGCTCGCTCCGCATCACCGACAACTGTGTCATCCACTGCCACCGCTGCCGGGGCACCGGCGCGGCCGCCCCCGCGCTgcccgagcccggccccgccggccccgcggccccggcgctgccgctgGGCGGGGGCACGCTCATGGTGCCCACCGTGATGGTGGTGCTGGCGCTGGGCTGGTATTTCCGCATCAACTACCGGCAGCTCTTCACGGCGCCGGCCACCGTGTCGCTGATCGGTGTCACCGTGCTCGTCACCTTCCTGGCCTTCGGGCTGTACGGACAGGCgggctgagggggcagcagccgGGGTGGCACCGCGGTGTCGccgctgtccctgctctgtggccGGTGGCAGCTCAGCGTGTGcgtgccagctgtgctgccgGACTTTACCCCCCAAAAAGGGGCTGTGCCCCCCTCAAACCCCGCTGCCCCCACCCCAAGCCCAGCTCCGGGGAGCGGGGCAGCACCGGAACGGGCCGTGGCTTCATCCCGAGGACTTTTTGATGCAAATAAAGGGTGTGAAATCACCCCAGTGCTTaccttcctgccctggggctgctctttcCTACCCACGCACACTTCTGGGGGGGCATAAAAACAAGCCCGGCCCCACCCGTGGTTAACGGGAGTGGGGAGGggagatgggatggggtggggtaAAGGAGGTGGATGGGAGGGGTAAAGGCCTGCTTAATTAAGGAGCTGTAATTAATGCCAGGGATACCAAGTCAAGATGCAGTTTTATTTACAGGGGCAGCCACAACCCACTCACGGGACACACAGACCTCACAAGGGCTCAGTTCCCCTGCGGGGGGGACACGCAGAAACaccggggggggggggtgagGACACCGACCTGGGGGGGTCACAGGGCACAACctgagccccccaaaccccactgcaCCCCTTGGACCCCAAACTGCAGCGCCCCTcctgcaggggaaggggctcaggctgcctccccccacagccccagctcaccgtgcccccccccccccaggcAGTTTGGGGTGGTTCCCCGTGTTTTTGGGTGCCCACAGCGCCGTGCCCGGGCCCCGGGGCACACAAAGGCCAGCTTGGCATGTCCCGGTGGCCAGAGCGGCCCGGCcccaaagctgcagcaggagggagcacaCGGGGGTCCCCATGCAGGGGGGGCTGCAGCGTTCTGaggtgcccagggctctgcaggaccCCCCCCCaaccccccagcccagcctttaGCAGCAGTTTGAAAACAAATAGTGAATCCAGAGTCAGAGCACCATAATGTGTGATCCCAGCGAGAGGACGGGCCAGGGCACCGGGCTGGGGGGACAGACAGAGCCCCACGCTGGGGACACACGGCCAGATGGGGGTCAGACAGCCACGGggggggacagcagaggggatggagccaagcctgtccccagcacagcccctggcatgggcaaagctgcagggaggggatcccagggcaggggtgagCTGGATCCAGCCAGAGGGACCTGTCCCCCCCCGGCCCGCACAGCGGGGTGCTGGTCCCGGCCCCCCAAACAACAGCAAACACCTGCCAGAGCTGTGGGGGTCCCCACCGACCCCCcgagggcagcagcaggtccCCAGGCAGGCGTGGAGGGCAcgcagagctgccctggggacaccacgAGTGGGGGGCTCTGCACTGAAGCTGGGCTGGGCTTCCCccccagttctgctccattcccagctccgctctggcaggttggggtgccccctccccaaacGGTTTGGCACAGGGATGGTCACAGCAGCTCCCCCCACCCCCAGACCCACCCCAAACATGAAGGATGCAGCATGCAGCCCCCTGTGACCCCCTgcgtgggcactgccaggccctCGGGACCCCCAACAGCCAAACGCAGGCACAGCTGAACAGATCTGGGGTGACGGGGTGCTCCCTTGTCCTCTGAGTGTGACCCCCCCTCCTGAGCCAGCCCGACCGGCGAGTGCCAGCCCAGGGCGGGGgctcaccccaaaaccccagggcaggggggactCACCACCCCCCGACCCAGGCCCAGAGTGTCCAGGTGCCCCCCACCCCACTGGGGTGTGAGTGAGGAGTGGGTGCTGtg is drawn from Melospiza georgiana isolate bMelGeo1 chromosome 28, bMelGeo1.pri, whole genome shotgun sequence and contains these coding sequences:
- the ASB16 gene encoding ankyrin repeat and SOCS box protein 16, whose product is MARESFAFSPSALRSLRLQRELLERDDRRRALARGSTERRLLPAAPPSPPRRRQVCRDPAVHNALYAGDLRRVQSIFRDEAAANAVLETVSEELVWSPEQGLWVLSPRRQHTSALRIAAARGYEDCARHLLLRGAAVDAVVGGRAPLHDSAAAPHPNCARLLLAFGADPNVLSADGSAPLHLCTAPHSLRCAELLLAHGAQVNLGTRDRQVTALHVAARQGLVAHVELYLHHGADPSVRTHQGETPLNAAAAAAERPEDSERFLRVAERLLEAGAEPGAAGRKGHTPLHNACANGHPGMARLLLRHGADATVPNGAGDTPMDCALRAVREYRQQRPEETLALLLDHGALPAHPKMLRLCCQHPPALEVMLNAYDRVPPADGWVEAVPPELWEEHQEFYASAVRMAGQPRRLQHLARVAIRRHLGARCRAAVPRLALPPALRRYLQLPIEGLIS
- the TMUB2 gene encoding transmembrane and ubiquitin-like domain-containing protein 2, which codes for MEPPAAPLIPGVGDEVTLVAGLAVLALALVLAWLSTYVAEGSGQLLGTGDAAVIRLGPLPPYAGAAGAAEAPEPPGSAESAEEKAEEERGAAARADSGSGPGAGPGREQLPDTEPGATGAGDACPGLIKIRLKFLNDTEEVAVARPEDTVGILKSKYFPGQESQMKLIYRGQLLQDQARTLRSLRITDNCVIHCHRCRGTGAAAPALPEPGPAGPAAPALPLGGGTLMVPTVMVVLALGWYFRINYRQLFTAPATVSLIGVTVLVTFLAFGLYGQAG